One region of Haloprofundus salilacus genomic DNA includes:
- a CDS encoding transcriptional initiation protein Tat: MKRRTLVTALLPALSAGCLSSLPSATGPRGPPEEPTTGPGEGPEYDPLSVETFDFEGTEEDELRAFGTVNNRTPEERTGTVSVRVTVDGEETVETTEVTVPGDSTAEFETVVPVSFEAFERNGQLQVTVEAAGSG; this comes from the coding sequence ATGAAGCGACGGACGCTCGTCACTGCGCTCCTCCCGGCGCTCTCGGCCGGGTGCCTCTCCTCGCTCCCGTCGGCGACCGGACCGCGCGGCCCGCCCGAGGAACCGACGACCGGCCCCGGTGAGGGGCCCGAGTACGACCCGCTCTCCGTCGAGACGTTCGACTTCGAGGGGACGGAGGAGGACGAACTGCGCGCGTTCGGGACCGTCAACAATCGAACGCCCGAGGAACGGACCGGGACCGTGAGCGTACGCGTCACCGTCGACGGCGAGGAGACCGTCGAGACGACGGAGGTGACGGTACCGGGCGATTCGACCGCGGAGTTCGAGACGGTCGTTCCGGTGTCGTTTGAGGCGTTCGAGCGAAACGGGCAGTTGCAGGTGACGGTCGAGGCGGCCGGATCCGGATGA
- the grpE gene encoding nucleotide exchange factor GrpE, which produces MTDDAPDESAVEQDTEEHTEKSVADASTADAEVTESGEYAGESAEEEPTRDALSARVAEYDEELAAEVGELQSRTDELEAELAEKDDRVDELEAGLRRTQADFQNYKKRANKRQDDIRERATEDLVSRLVGVRDNLLRALDQDEGTDIRPGVESTLKEFDRVLDDENVEPIEPDPGESVDPQRHEVMMRVDSDHPEGTVADVYQPGYEMADKVIRAAQVTVSKGDE; this is translated from the coding sequence ATGACCGACGACGCACCCGACGAGTCAGCGGTAGAGCAAGATACCGAGGAGCACACCGAGAAATCGGTTGCGGACGCGTCGACGGCGGACGCCGAAGTGACTGAAAGCGGCGAGTACGCCGGCGAATCCGCCGAGGAGGAACCGACGCGCGACGCGCTCTCCGCACGCGTCGCCGAGTACGACGAGGAACTCGCCGCCGAAGTCGGCGAATTACAGAGCCGCACCGACGAACTCGAGGCCGAACTCGCCGAGAAAGACGACCGCGTCGATGAACTGGAGGCGGGTCTCCGCCGCACGCAGGCGGACTTCCAGAACTACAAGAAGCGCGCGAACAAGCGACAGGACGACATCCGCGAGCGCGCGACGGAGGATCTCGTCTCGCGCCTCGTCGGCGTCCGCGACAACCTCCTGCGCGCGCTCGACCAGGACGAGGGAACCGACATCCGACCCGGCGTCGAGTCGACGCTCAAGGAGTTCGACCGCGTCCTCGACGACGAGAACGTCGAACCCATCGAACCCGACCCGGGCGAGTCGGTTGACCCGCAGCGCCACGAGGTGATGATGCGCGTCGACAGCGACCACCCCGAGGGGACCGTCGCAGACGTCTACCAGCCGGGCTACGAGATGGCCGATAAGGTGATTCGTGCGGCGCAGGTCACCGTAAGCAAGGGCGACGAGTAG
- the dnaK gene encoding molecular chaperone DnaK: MASNKILGIDLGTTNSAFAVMEGGDPEIIVNAEGDRTTPSVVAFTDDERLVGKPAKNQAIQNPERTFRSIKRHMGDEEFTVDVDGEEYTPEQISAMILQKIKRDAEEYLGDDVEKAVITVPAYFNDRQRQATKDAGEIAGFDVERIINEPTAASMAYGLDDDSDQTVLVYDLGGGTFDVSILDLGGGVYEVVATNGDNDLGGDDWDEAIIDYLAQEFKNDHGIDLREDRQALQRLKDAAEEAKIELSSRKETDINLPFVTATDSGPVHLEQSLTRAKFESLTSDLIDRTVEPTEQALSDAGYSKSDIDEVILVGGSTRMPQVQEKVEELVGQEPKKNVNPDEAVALGAAIQGGVLGGEVDDIVLLDVTPLSLGIEVKGGLFERLIEKNTTIPTEESKIFTTAADNQTSVQVRVFQGEREMAQNNELLGEFQLTGIPPAPAGTPQIEVTFNIDENGIVNVEAEDKGSGNKEDITIEGGAGLSDEEVERMQQEAEQHAEEDKERRERIEARNEAEGAVQRAEKLLDENEENIDDDLYADIEAAIQDVEATLEDEDASTDELEDATENLAQELQEIGKQMYQQQAQAGPGGAGGAASGPGGAGPGGMGGDESGDGDEYVDADFEDVQDDEDEQ, encoded by the coding sequence ATGGCGAGTAACAAGATTCTCGGTATCGACCTCGGTACCACGAACAGCGCGTTCGCGGTGATGGAAGGTGGCGACCCCGAAATCATCGTCAACGCCGAGGGCGACCGCACGACACCCTCCGTCGTGGCGTTCACCGACGACGAGCGACTCGTCGGTAAACCGGCGAAGAACCAGGCTATCCAGAACCCGGAACGGACGTTCCGTTCCATCAAGCGCCACATGGGCGACGAGGAGTTCACCGTCGACGTCGACGGCGAGGAGTACACGCCCGAGCAGATCTCGGCGATGATCCTCCAGAAGATCAAGCGCGACGCCGAGGAGTACCTCGGCGACGACGTGGAGAAGGCCGTCATCACGGTGCCAGCCTACTTCAACGACCGACAGCGACAGGCGACGAAGGACGCCGGCGAAATCGCTGGCTTCGACGTCGAGCGCATCATCAACGAACCGACGGCGGCGTCGATGGCGTACGGTCTCGACGACGACTCCGATCAGACGGTGCTCGTCTACGACCTCGGCGGTGGTACCTTCGACGTCTCTATCCTCGACCTCGGCGGCGGCGTTTACGAGGTCGTCGCCACGAACGGTGACAACGACCTCGGCGGCGACGACTGGGACGAAGCCATCATCGACTACCTCGCTCAGGAGTTCAAAAACGACCACGGCATCGACCTCCGCGAGGACCGACAGGCGCTCCAGCGCCTGAAGGACGCCGCGGAGGAGGCCAAAATCGAACTCTCCTCGCGAAAGGAGACCGACATCAACCTCCCCTTCGTCACGGCGACGGACTCCGGCCCGGTCCACCTCGAACAGTCGCTCACCCGCGCGAAGTTCGAGAGTCTCACCTCCGACCTCATCGACCGCACCGTCGAACCGACCGAGCAGGCGCTCTCGGACGCCGGCTACTCGAAGTCCGACATCGACGAGGTCATCCTCGTCGGCGGCAGCACGCGGATGCCGCAGGTCCAGGAGAAAGTCGAAGAGCTCGTCGGTCAAGAGCCGAAGAAGAACGTCAACCCCGACGAGGCCGTCGCGCTGGGCGCGGCGATTCAGGGCGGCGTTCTCGGCGGCGAAGTCGACGACATCGTACTTCTCGACGTGACGCCGCTCAGCCTCGGTATCGAGGTCAAAGGCGGCCTGTTCGAGCGCCTCATCGAGAAGAACACGACAATTCCGACGGAGGAGTCGAAAATCTTCACCACGGCGGCGGACAACCAGACCTCGGTGCAGGTGCGCGTCTTCCAGGGCGAGCGCGAGATGGCGCAGAACAACGAACTGCTCGGCGAGTTCCAACTGACAGGCATCCCGCCGGCGCCCGCCGGAACGCCGCAGATCGAGGTGACGTTCAACATCGACGAGAACGGCATCGTCAACGTCGAAGCCGAGGACAAAGGCTCCGGCAACAAGGAGGACATCACTATCGAAGGCGGCGCGGGTCTCTCCGACGAGGAGGTCGAAAGGATGCAGCAGGAGGCCGAACAGCACGCCGAGGAGGACAAGGAGCGCCGCGAGCGTATTGAGGCCCGCAACGAGGCCGAGGGTGCGGTCCAGCGCGCCGAGAAACTGCTCGACGAAAACGAAGAGAACATCGACGACGACCTCTATGCCGACATCGAGGCGGCCATCCAGGACGTCGAGGCGACGCTCGAAGACGAGGACGCCTCCACCGATGAACTCGAGGACGCGACCGAGAACCTCGCGCAAGAGCTTCAGGAGATCGGAAAGCAGATGTACCAGCAGCAGGCGCAGGCCGGTCCCGGCGGCGCGGGCGGCGCCGCGAGCGGTCCGGGCGGCGCAGGACCCGGCGGCATGGGCGGCGACGAGTCGGGCGACGGCGACGAGTACGTCGACGCCGACTTCGAGGACGTGCAAGACGACGAGGACGAGCAGTAA
- a CDS encoding DUF7344 domain-containing protein codes for MDQPKREVDRWIASEGLSEGDRIRVLAAEQRRLVLDILTEETAPVRLEQLAQTVTERSASVGGSDASTVERTSVSLYHCHLPLMDDLGVISFDRERLQVALLHTVA; via the coding sequence ATGGATCAACCCAAACGCGAAGTCGATCGATGGATCGCATCCGAGGGCTTGTCCGAAGGTGACCGGATCCGGGTGCTCGCCGCCGAACAGCGGCGACTCGTTCTCGACATCTTGACGGAGGAGACCGCGCCGGTTCGTCTCGAACAGTTGGCACAAACCGTTACCGAACGAAGCGCGAGCGTCGGTGGGTCGGACGCGAGCACCGTCGAGCGGACGAGCGTCAGCCTCTATCACTGCCACCTCCCGCTGATGGACGATTTAGGAGTAATTTCGTTCGACCGGGAGAGACTGCAGGTCGCGTTACTCCACACAGTCGCGTAA
- a CDS encoding helix-turn-helix domain-containing protein, translating to MSASLGVSQPTFHQHRRKAEKKVFDALLDRRAVSVREKPPT from the coding sequence ATCTCGGCGTCGCTCGGCGTCTCGCAGCCGACGTTCCACCAACACCGCCGGAAAGCCGAGAAGAAGGTTTTCGACGCGTTGCTCGATCGACGCGCCGTCTCCGTCCGAGAGAAACCGCCGACGTGA
- a CDS encoding proteasome assembly chaperone family protein, producing MARINVLADDLAFDEPLLVEGLPGVGLVGKIAADHLVEEFEMTHYANVHCDSIPKVAVYRDDDRGIHPPVRIYGDADRDLLVLQSDVPISPRAATEFADCLGDWFDEEQLMPIYISGLPRDKDEEPPELYGIGTGAAAARLDDAGIDAPSEMGLVSGPTGALLNHAVENDMAAVGLVVESDPQFPDPEAARVVVTEGLNALTDLDVPTDDLVNHAEEIREAKQRLAQRLRNAEDESSQAQPLRMYQ from the coding sequence ATGGCGCGAATCAACGTGCTCGCGGACGACCTCGCGTTCGACGAACCGCTGCTCGTAGAGGGGCTTCCCGGCGTCGGGTTGGTCGGCAAAATCGCCGCCGACCACCTCGTTGAGGAGTTCGAAATGACCCACTACGCGAACGTCCACTGCGACAGCATCCCCAAGGTCGCAGTTTACCGCGACGACGACCGGGGCATCCACCCGCCGGTTCGAATCTACGGCGACGCCGACCGGGACCTGCTGGTGCTCCAGAGCGACGTACCCATCTCGCCGCGCGCCGCCACAGAGTTCGCCGACTGCCTCGGCGACTGGTTCGACGAGGAACAACTCATGCCCATCTACATCAGCGGTCTCCCGAGAGACAAGGACGAGGAGCCGCCGGAGCTCTACGGAATCGGCACCGGTGCGGCGGCGGCGAGACTCGACGACGCCGGCATCGACGCCCCCTCGGAGATGGGTCTCGTCTCCGGGCCGACCGGCGCGCTGCTGAACCACGCCGTCGAGAACGACATGGCCGCCGTGGGTCTCGTCGTCGAGTCGGACCCGCAGTTCCCCGACCCGGAGGCGGCCCGTGTCGTCGTCACCGAGGGGCTCAACGCGCTCACCGACTTGGACGTTCCGACCGACGACCTAGTCAACCACGCCGAGGAGATTCGCGAGGCAAAGCAGCGTCTCGCCCAGCGGCTTCGGAACGCCGAAGACGAGAGTTCGCAGGCCCAGCCGCTGCGGATGTATCAATAA
- a CDS encoding RsmB/NOP family class I SAM-dependent RNA methyltransferase — protein sequence MNPLERYAPLVDDEEAFFAACERPLPSVVRVNTIKTTPARAREALDDEGVGYEPAGWHNEILKLDGRSPGTTWPYFHGWLHGQEEVSALPALAVDPQPGEFVWDACAAPGSKTTQLAALMDDTGLLVGNDNNLGRLSALRHNSERLGVTNLAVTNQDARNFSLKPFGSDAFDGGERSVDDDNAGAAREAREAFDHALVDAPCSCEGTVRKNPDVLDQWTMDHVYSVAGIQKGILRRAVQATKPGGTVVYSTCTFAPEENEAILDHVLSEEDCRMVEFDSPLDTVPGVTEWEGDEYHPDVTKAHRVYPHHNDTGGFFCAKLEVEA from the coding sequence ATGAATCCCTTAGAGCGGTACGCGCCGCTCGTCGACGACGAGGAGGCGTTCTTCGCGGCCTGCGAGCGACCGCTTCCCTCCGTCGTCCGCGTGAACACCATCAAGACGACGCCCGCCCGCGCCCGCGAGGCGCTCGACGACGAGGGCGTCGGCTACGAACCGGCCGGTTGGCACAACGAAATTCTGAAACTCGACGGGCGAAGCCCCGGCACCACGTGGCCGTACTTCCACGGCTGGCTCCACGGTCAGGAGGAGGTGTCGGCGCTCCCGGCGCTTGCGGTCGACCCGCAACCGGGCGAGTTCGTCTGGGACGCCTGCGCCGCGCCGGGGAGCAAGACGACCCAACTCGCCGCGCTGATGGACGACACTGGTCTCCTCGTCGGCAACGACAACAACCTCGGGCGCCTCTCGGCGCTCCGGCACAACTCCGAGCGACTCGGCGTGACGAACCTCGCGGTGACGAACCAAGACGCGAGAAACTTCTCGCTCAAACCGTTCGGCTCCGACGCGTTCGACGGCGGCGAGAGGAGCGTCGACGACGATAACGCCGGGGCCGCGCGGGAGGCGCGAGAGGCGTTCGACCACGCGCTCGTCGACGCGCCCTGTTCCTGCGAGGGCACGGTCCGGAAGAATCCCGACGTGCTCGACCAGTGGACGATGGACCACGTCTACAGCGTCGCCGGCATCCAGAAAGGTATCCTCCGCCGGGCGGTTCAGGCGACGAAACCCGGCGGCACCGTCGTCTACTCCACCTGCACGTTCGCCCCGGAGGAGAACGAGGCCATCCTCGACCACGTCCTCTCGGAAGAGGACTGCCGGATGGTCGAGTTTGACTCGCCGCTCGACACGGTTCCGGGCGTCACCGAGTGGGAGGGCGACGAGTACCACCCCGACGTGACGAAGGCGCACCGCGTCTACCCCCACCACAACGACACAGGGGGCTTCTTCTGCGCGAAACTGGAGGTGGAGGCATGA
- a CDS encoding DUF7122 family protein, which yields MSDGSEGDDGSVGTNGDEGTETPTNSGQRFDRLPATADERVVPGRATREEVVGWWEGRFDVPPETFDGFTFWEKGKGKIWTFHGDTVDPIRVEGLGMAFLRTRQEHWKPTTNAVQRFGTKATKNVVELSGEAARRFAAGEDQEVDWDGDWGYLVVAHELVGETEPMGVGLYLHGELRSTVPKGRQESLPTLD from the coding sequence ATGAGCGACGGGAGCGAGGGCGACGACGGCAGTGTCGGGACGAACGGCGACGAGGGTACGGAGACGCCGACGAACTCCGGCCAGCGGTTCGACCGCCTCCCCGCCACCGCCGACGAGCGCGTCGTTCCGGGTAGAGCGACGCGCGAGGAGGTCGTCGGTTGGTGGGAGGGGCGCTTCGACGTCCCGCCGGAGACGTTCGACGGCTTCACGTTCTGGGAGAAGGGCAAGGGGAAGATCTGGACGTTCCACGGCGACACCGTCGACCCGATACGCGTCGAAGGTCTCGGAATGGCGTTCCTCCGGACACGACAGGAGCACTGGAAGCCGACGACCAATGCGGTTCAGCGGTTCGGAACGAAGGCGACGAAGAACGTCGTGGAGCTCTCGGGCGAGGCGGCGAGGCGGTTCGCCGCGGGAGAGGACCAGGAAGTCGACTGGGACGGCGATTGGGGCTATCTCGTCGTCGCCCACGAACTCGTCGGCGAGACCGAACCGATGGGCGTCGGACTGTACCTGCACGGCGAACTCCGGTCGACGGTCCCGAAGGGGCGACAGGAGTCGCTTCCGACGCTCGACTGA
- a CDS encoding DUF790 family protein, with protein MLTKDLLRVSRRGGGYRPQFVDSARRPLAATVLGTYQRHVGERRETLSTALDDLEAEADDFKLVRGFAALADREATFETDAALPPERARRVAFESAEAVGGVATDEERTAALDAAADRLGVDGDDVETSLYADRDVNQRLAEFDSRWSPDELLTQYNLSLAQTVLFDATEVRVRSSDPKALVSAVKRRRLMYEINKTEEGREVVVTGPDALFRRTRRYGTGFARLLRTVAKASEWSLTATVDDRGTDREMTLTHEDVSVPGVEPVAEPTYDSGVEADFAARFAALDLDWDLVREPEPLETGYRVMIPDFAFDYKYADFRIYFEIMGFWTPEYVEKKLGQLEGVEGVEMFVAVDESLGVSERIEARDHRAIPYSGSVRLKDVRDALRSYEKRLVTESASELPAELRPDADAISFEALAEAHGVSEAALEDVEFPDHRRVGRTLIRFDVLEDIAAALEPGMSLGDAESVLSSEGITDSSSVLSEAGYEVAWEGLSGGTLRRKE; from the coding sequence GTGCTGACGAAAGACCTCCTCCGGGTGTCGCGCCGCGGCGGCGGCTACCGCCCGCAGTTCGTCGACTCGGCGCGGCGTCCGCTGGCGGCGACGGTGCTCGGCACCTATCAGCGTCACGTCGGCGAGCGTCGGGAGACGCTCTCCACCGCGCTGGACGACCTCGAAGCCGAGGCGGACGACTTCAAACTCGTCCGCGGCTTCGCCGCGCTCGCCGACCGGGAGGCGACGTTCGAGACCGACGCCGCGTTGCCGCCGGAGCGCGCCCGCCGCGTCGCCTTCGAGAGTGCCGAGGCCGTCGGCGGCGTCGCGACCGACGAGGAGCGAACCGCGGCGCTCGACGCGGCAGCCGACCGGTTGGGCGTCGACGGCGACGACGTCGAAACGTCGCTGTACGCCGACAGGGACGTGAACCAGCGACTTGCCGAGTTCGACTCGCGGTGGTCGCCCGACGAACTCCTCACTCAGTACAATCTTTCGCTCGCTCAAACCGTCCTTTTCGACGCCACCGAAGTCCGCGTGCGGAGTTCGGACCCGAAGGCGCTCGTCTCGGCGGTGAAGCGACGGCGACTGATGTACGAGATTAACAAAACCGAGGAGGGCAGAGAAGTCGTCGTCACCGGTCCCGACGCGCTGTTTCGGCGGACCCGCCGCTACGGAACCGGCTTCGCGCGCCTGCTGCGGACGGTCGCCAAAGCGTCGGAGTGGTCGCTCACGGCGACCGTCGACGACCGGGGAACTGACCGCGAGATGACGCTCACGCACGAGGACGTGTCGGTGCCGGGCGTCGAACCGGTCGCCGAACCGACGTACGACAGCGGCGTCGAAGCCGACTTCGCCGCCCGCTTCGCGGCGCTGGACCTCGACTGGGACCTCGTCCGCGAACCCGAGCCGCTTGAAACGGGGTACCGGGTGATGATTCCCGACTTCGCGTTCGACTACAAGTACGCCGACTTCCGCATCTACTTCGAGATCATGGGCTTCTGGACGCCCGAGTACGTCGAGAAGAAACTCGGGCAGCTAGAGGGGGTCGAGGGGGTAGAGATGTTTGTCGCCGTCGACGAGAGTCTCGGCGTCAGCGAACGAATCGAGGCGCGCGACCACCGGGCGATTCCGTACTCGGGGTCGGTCCGCCTGAAAGACGTTCGCGACGCACTCAGGAGCTACGAAAAACGGTTGGTGACGGAATCGGCCTCGGAGCTTCCTGCCGAGTTACGGCCGGACGCCGACGCTATCTCCTTCGAGGCGCTGGCCGAAGCGCACGGCGTGAGTGAGGCTGCCCTCGAAGACGTCGAGTTCCCCGACCACCGGCGAGTCGGTCGAACGCTGATTCGTTTCGACGTGTTGGAGGATATCGCGGCGGCGCTTGAACCGGGAATGTCGCTTGGGGACGCCGAATCGGTGCTGTCGAGCGAAGGCATCACCGACTCCAGTTCGGTGCTTTCGGAGGCTGGGTACGAGGTGGCCTGGGAGGGACTCAGCGGCGGGACGCTTCGGCGCAAGGAGTGA
- the dnaJ gene encoding molecular chaperone DnaJ, which yields MSEDFYDVLGVSRDADENEIKQAYRKKAAEYHPDVSDDPDADEKFKKVKKAKEVLTDDEKRRMYDQVGHDRFEEAQKRGGVGGGGGGFGGGNPFGGAGGGGGFEDIFNQFFGGGAGGNGRRQQNRPRQGRNLRTNLTLDLEDVYEGVSKQVTITRPERCSDCDGEGHPADADARTCPECNGQGQVTQVSQTPFGRVQQTTTCRRCGGDGELYDETCATCSGDGVVREEVTLTVDVPAGIQNGQTLRMEREGAPGENRGPNGDLLIDVQVRPHDDFERDGDDLHYQHPISFPQAVFGATVEIPTLGSSVEMDIPEGTQSGETFRLKGKGMPRLRRRGEGDLYVQVQVVTPEQMSKEQREALEAFAEAGGEEVDVKEGFFEKIKNSF from the coding sequence ATGAGCGAGGACTTCTACGACGTACTCGGGGTGTCGCGCGACGCCGACGAGAACGAGATAAAACAGGCGTACCGGAAGAAAGCCGCCGAGTACCACCCGGACGTGAGCGACGACCCAGACGCCGACGAGAAGTTCAAGAAGGTCAAGAAAGCCAAGGAGGTGCTCACCGACGACGAGAAGCGCCGGATGTACGACCAGGTGGGCCACGACCGGTTCGAGGAGGCCCAGAAGCGCGGCGGCGTCGGCGGCGGCGGTGGCGGCTTCGGCGGCGGCAACCCCTTCGGCGGCGCGGGCGGCGGAGGCGGCTTCGAGGACATCTTCAACCAGTTCTTCGGCGGCGGCGCCGGCGGCAACGGGCGCAGACAACAGAACCGCCCGCGGCAGGGTCGCAACCTCCGGACGAACCTGACGCTCGACCTCGAAGACGTGTACGAGGGCGTCTCGAAGCAGGTGACTATCACGCGGCCCGAGCGTTGTTCGGACTGCGACGGCGAAGGACACCCCGCCGACGCTGACGCCCGGACCTGCCCCGAGTGCAACGGGCAAGGACAGGTCACGCAGGTGTCGCAGACGCCGTTCGGCCGCGTCCAGCAGACGACGACCTGTCGGCGCTGCGGCGGCGACGGCGAACTGTACGACGAGACCTGCGCCACCTGCAGCGGCGACGGCGTCGTCCGCGAGGAGGTGACGCTCACCGTCGACGTGCCCGCGGGCATTCAGAACGGGCAGACCCTCCGGATGGAGCGCGAGGGCGCACCCGGCGAGAACCGCGGGCCGAACGGCGATCTGCTCATCGACGTACAGGTTCGCCCGCACGACGACTTCGAGCGCGACGGCGACGACCTCCACTACCAGCACCCCATCTCGTTCCCGCAGGCGGTGTTCGGCGCGACCGTCGAGATTCCGACGCTCGGGAGCAGCGTCGAGATGGATATCCCCGAGGGAACCCAGAGCGGCGAGACGTTCCGCCTCAAAGGGAAGGGGATGCCACGACTCCGCCGCCGCGGCGAGGGCGACCTCTACGTGCAGGTGCAAGTCGTGACGCCCGAACAGATGAGCAAAGAACAGCGCGAGGCGCTGGAAGCGTTCGCCGAGGCCGGCGGCGAGGAAGTCGACGTGAAGGAAGGCTTCTTCGAGAAGATAAAAAATTCATTCTAG
- a CDS encoding DEAD/DEAH box helicase family protein yields the protein MTVTLRYENGTIRINADADESVPSLPFVEDDPRSGVARAPAYRYAQLRRVLDGCGVGCDDQVLPDASLNLSTTYDLREYQRDALDAWLSNSRRGILELPTGSGKTVVAIAAMVELGVPTLVVVPTIDLLEQWRRELETEFDVPIGQFGGGEQTREEITVSTYDSAYLRADDIGGAFSFVVFDEVHHLGGEGYRDIGRLLAAPARMGLTATFERPDGAHEVVEELVGSRVYSVSVDELAGDHLADYAIRRIEVELTDEERERYEKAQGTFVDYLRTANITFRSGSDYQRLVKRSGNDPRAREALLAKQRARDIMMNADEKVRELGRILDRHREDRVIVFTAHTDLVYRLSERFLLPAITNETGAPERREILQRFRDGTYSRVVTANVLDEGVDVPDANVAVVLSGSGSEREFTQRLGRILRPKDDGQMATLYELVSAETAEERVAARRR from the coding sequence GTGACCGTCACGCTGCGCTACGAGAACGGCACCATCCGCATCAACGCCGATGCCGACGAGTCGGTGCCGTCGCTCCCGTTCGTCGAGGACGACCCGCGGAGCGGCGTCGCCCGCGCACCCGCGTACCGCTACGCGCAACTACGGCGCGTCCTCGACGGATGCGGTGTCGGGTGCGACGACCAGGTGCTCCCCGACGCTTCGCTTAACCTCTCGACCACATACGACCTCCGCGAGTACCAGCGCGACGCGCTCGACGCGTGGTTGTCGAACAGCCGGCGCGGAATTCTGGAACTTCCTACTGGAAGCGGGAAAACCGTCGTCGCCATCGCCGCGATGGTCGAACTCGGCGTGCCGACGCTCGTCGTCGTTCCGACAATCGACCTGCTCGAACAGTGGCGGCGCGAACTCGAAACGGAGTTCGACGTCCCGATCGGGCAGTTCGGTGGCGGCGAGCAGACTCGGGAGGAGATTACCGTCTCGACGTACGACTCCGCGTACCTGCGCGCCGACGACATCGGCGGCGCGTTCAGCTTCGTCGTCTTCGACGAGGTCCACCACCTCGGCGGCGAAGGCTACCGCGACATCGGCCGCCTCCTGGCCGCGCCCGCACGGATGGGGCTGACGGCGACGTTCGAGCGCCCCGACGGCGCGCACGAGGTCGTCGAGGAACTGGTCGGCAGCAGAGTGTACAGCGTGTCGGTCGACGAGTTGGCGGGCGACCACCTCGCCGACTACGCAATTCGACGTATCGAGGTCGAACTCACGGACGAGGAGCGCGAGCGCTACGAAAAGGCACAGGGAACGTTCGTCGACTACCTCCGGACGGCGAACATTACGTTCCGAAGCGGCAGCGACTACCAGCGACTAGTCAAGCGCTCCGGAAACGACCCGCGCGCCCGCGAGGCCCTCCTCGCGAAACAACGCGCCCGCGACATCATGATGAACGCCGACGAGAAGGTGCGCGAACTCGGTCGCATCTTGGACCGCCACCGCGAGGACCGCGTCATCGTCTTTACCGCCCACACCGACCTCGTCTACCGCCTCTCTGAGCGATTCTTGCTCCCGGCTATCACGAACGAGACGGGCGCGCCCGAGCGCCGCGAAATCCTCCAACGGTTCCGCGACGGCACGTACTCGCGGGTCGTCACCGCGAACGTTCTGGACGAGGGCGTCGACGTGCCGGACGCGAACGTCGCCGTCGTCCTCTCGGGCAGCGGGAGCGAACGCGAGTTTACCCAGCGACTCGGGCGAATTCTGCGGCCGAAAGACGACGGACAGATGGCGACGCTGTACGAACTCGTGAGCGCCGAGACTGCGGAGGAGCGGGTGGCCGCGCGGCGACGCTAG